A window from Leptotrichia sp. oral taxon 215 str. W9775 encodes these proteins:
- a CDS encoding spherulation-specific family 4 protein gives MKKIVLMAVVLVGICAFAVYMKKKLERKQSVVLAAYSYPSDDSNYWKEVIKEGGKNIPYVIINPNSGPGDKIDPNYERQLKENMKAGIKNIAYIRTNYQKRPLTEVLADVDKYYELYGKDNLSGFFFDEVGVDDANQPAYMKAVYEYVKGKGKENIVVANPGRQITDKLAPYADIFVTSEITADEYINRFTGPESEFENDEDNSSHIWHIVYAAKPDQYEEIIKLSKRRNAGWIMVTDGVQPNPYDKLPKDFERIIRTVNRKRY, from the coding sequence ATGAAAAAAATAGTATTAATGGCAGTTGTACTAGTGGGAATATGTGCTTTTGCAGTATATATGAAGAAAAAACTTGAAAGAAAGCAATCTGTTGTTCTGGCGGCTTATAGTTATCCTTCTGATGACAGTAATTACTGGAAGGAAGTTATTAAAGAAGGTGGGAAAAATATACCTTACGTAATAATCAATCCTAACAGCGGGCCTGGAGATAAAATTGATCCGAATTATGAAAGGCAACTGAAGGAAAATATGAAAGCCGGAATTAAAAATATTGCATATATAAGGACAAACTATCAGAAACGTCCATTGACAGAAGTTCTAGCAGATGTAGATAAGTATTATGAATTGTATGGAAAAGATAATCTAAGCGGTTTTTTCTTTGATGAAGTGGGAGTGGATGATGCAAACCAGCCTGCCTATATGAAAGCAGTTTATGAATATGTGAAGGGAAAAGGGAAGGAAAATATTGTAGTTGCCAATCCTGGAAGGCAAATCACTGATAAACTTGCTCCATATGCAGATATTTTTGTAACAAGTGAAATTACAGCAGATGAGTATATAAATAGATTTACCGGACCTGAGTCTGAGTTTGAAAATGATGAGGATAACTCCTCACACATATGGCATATTGTCTATGCGGCAAAACCTGATCAATATGAGGAAATAATAAAACTTTCAAAAAGACGTAATGCAGGATGGATTATGGTGACAGACGGAGTGCAGCCAAATCCTTATGATAAACTGCCGAAAGACTTTGAAAGAATTATTAGAACAGTTAATAGGAAAAGGTATTGA